A window from Hymenobacter volaticus encodes these proteins:
- a CDS encoding alpha/beta hydrolase family protein, which translates to MPTQPVRLDFQLTNSRHNRPFTADARYLSDGQPKPVVVFVHGFKGFKDWGHFNLLADYFAQQGFVFVKLNLSHNGLVVGGTGDLEDLEAFGRNNFSLELDDIGTLLDSLEQPTITGIPAIETDLTRLALIGHSRGGGLVLLKAAEDPRVQAIATWAGINNINPGWPEELMQQWQQQGVYHVENSRTKQQLPLYYQIVEDYHANRLRLDIPHIVRRKLHKPVLFLHGDQDETVSVQRAHELKNWKPEAELLILPNVTHNFGGAHPWASEELPAEAKQAADATVEFFQRALPSTK; encoded by the coding sequence ATGCCTACGCAACCCGTCCGCCTCGATTTTCAACTGACCAACTCACGCCATAACCGGCCTTTCACCGCCGACGCCCGCTACCTGTCCGATGGTCAGCCCAAGCCAGTGGTAGTGTTTGTGCACGGCTTTAAAGGGTTTAAGGACTGGGGGCACTTTAACTTGCTGGCTGATTATTTTGCGCAGCAAGGCTTTGTATTTGTGAAGCTAAATCTGTCGCACAACGGCTTGGTAGTGGGCGGCACCGGCGACCTGGAAGACCTCGAAGCCTTTGGTCGAAACAACTTCTCACTGGAACTCGACGACATTGGCACTCTGCTGGACTCGCTGGAACAACCTACTATAACTGGTATTCCGGCCATCGAAACCGACCTTACCCGCCTTGCCCTGATAGGCCACAGCCGCGGCGGCGGCTTGGTGCTGCTCAAAGCCGCCGAAGATCCGCGGGTGCAGGCCATAGCTACGTGGGCTGGTATCAACAACATCAATCCTGGCTGGCCGGAGGAACTGATGCAGCAATGGCAGCAGCAAGGCGTCTATCACGTCGAAAACAGCCGAACCAAGCAGCAACTGCCACTCTACTACCAGATTGTGGAAGACTACCACGCCAACCGCTTGCGCCTCGACATCCCGCACATTGTGCGCCGCAAGCTGCACAAGCCTGTGCTTTTCCTTCACGGCGACCAAGACGAAACCGTATCCGTGCAGCGTGCCCATGAGCTAAAGAACTGGAAGCCCGAGGCCGAATTGCTGATTCTCCCCAACGTTACGCACAACTTTGGTGGTGCCCACCCGTGGGCCTCCGAGGAATTACCCGCAGAGGCAAAACAAGCTGCCGATGCCACAGTCGAGTTTTTTCAGCGGGCGTTGCCATCAACCAAGTAG
- a CDS encoding NADPH-dependent FMN reductase, giving the protein MITVIAGTNRANSRARRIADLYLGLLRNENAECQLLDLALLPDDVSVSALYGNVGNHDGFNELASLASEADKLVLVVPEYNCSYPGVLKTFIDGLPYPGGIRGKKAALIGLSSGGQGGLLALSHLSDVLMYLGTAVLPARVRLPFIDKYLKEDGTLDHPLYQQLLHEQVEQLLVF; this is encoded by the coding sequence ATGATAACAGTCATTGCCGGTACCAACCGGGCCAACTCACGGGCGCGTCGCATTGCTGATTTATACCTAGGCCTGCTGCGCAACGAAAACGCAGAGTGCCAATTACTGGACTTGGCCCTGCTACCTGATGACGTGAGCGTTTCGGCACTTTATGGGAACGTAGGTAATCATGATGGCTTCAATGAACTAGCTAGCTTGGCTAGTGAGGCTGATAAACTGGTTCTAGTAGTGCCCGAGTACAACTGTTCGTATCCGGGAGTGCTTAAGACATTCATTGATGGCCTACCTTATCCTGGAGGCATTCGTGGGAAGAAAGCGGCTTTGATTGGTTTGTCTTCGGGGGGCCAAGGTGGTCTGCTCGCCCTGAGCCACCTCTCCGATGTGCTTATGTACCTAGGTACGGCGGTGCTGCCAGCCCGCGTACGACTTCCCTTTATTGATAAATATTTGAAAGAAGACGGTACGCTCGACCATCCGCTTTATCAGCAATTGCTGCACGAGCAAGTGGAGCAACTGTTAGTGTTCTAA
- the folK gene encoding 2-amino-4-hydroxy-6-hydroxymethyldihydropteridine diphosphokinase: MATAYLLLGSNLGDRLAILTEALQQLAALAGSLEAVSGLYETAAWGLEDQPAFLNQAVRLHTMLSPEALLDACLQTEQQAGRKRKIRWGARTLDVDILLYDDLVLDTPRLTVPHPRLSERRFALVPLAEIAAEVAHPILHRTIGELLAACEDELAVVRIEK, encoded by the coding sequence ATGGCAACCGCTTACCTTCTGCTTGGCTCCAATCTTGGCGACCGACTAGCCATTCTTACTGAAGCCCTGCAGCAATTGGCAGCTCTCGCTGGCTCTTTGGAAGCCGTATCGGGATTGTATGAAACTGCCGCGTGGGGCCTCGAAGATCAGCCCGCTTTTCTGAATCAGGCGGTGCGTCTGCATACTATGCTCTCGCCCGAAGCTCTACTAGATGCGTGTCTGCAAACAGAGCAGCAAGCCGGCCGCAAACGAAAAATTCGTTGGGGAGCCCGGACCCTCGATGTAGACATACTTCTCTACGACGACCTTGTGCTAGATACGCCCCGCCTCACCGTTCCTCATCCGCGCCTGTCAGAACGCCGATTCGCGCTAGTGCCGCTAGCAGAAATTGCTGCCGAAGTTGCACACCCAATACTACACCGAACAATAGGGGAATTACTCGCAGCCTGTGAAGATGAACTGGCAGTGGTGCGAATCGAAAAATGA
- a CDS encoding gliding motility-associated C-terminal domain-containing protein, translated as MEFPGRALLMRNVTVDRTATSAGQITVRWTKPRSTPAFADPQQFRVLRAQGQGGTQTFTQVGPLITVAPNTNDTTYVDADPSLDTQNRAYTYKVEFLSQNVVTETATAASSVRLEGTATPAVSTTDLNTIDVRWTYNVPWDNTRQPTVIYRRGPDPSGPFVRIGTATSTATGGSYRDQGTATQRLIKGQTYCYYVETTGTYNNPEKLPSGLVNLSQQQCIAVRNVPCAPVLRLQQSNCDSLASRLFDLPATPLSGPVYTNRLSWQLSTTPADCSRAIAAYNLYYAPAGQDSLRFLTTVPATQTSYEHRNLSSEAACYAVQAVDSSGTLSALSNRACKEDCQLFLLPNIFTPNGDGKNDTFRPKVFTPIRRTHFTVFNRWGVKIYESSADPLINWRGGGSRSEGGASPSVVEGVYYYQAEVEFGDVANTKRTYKGWVQITR; from the coding sequence GTGGAGTTCCCGGGCCGGGCCCTGCTCATGCGCAACGTGACGGTGGACCGCACGGCTACCAGTGCCGGCCAGATCACCGTGCGCTGGACCAAGCCCCGCAGCACGCCTGCCTTCGCCGACCCGCAGCAGTTTCGCGTGCTGCGCGCCCAAGGTCAGGGCGGCACGCAGACTTTCACCCAAGTCGGGCCACTTATTACAGTGGCGCCCAACACAAATGACACGACTTACGTCGATGCCGACCCCTCGCTGGACACGCAAAACCGCGCCTACACCTACAAGGTGGAGTTCCTGAGTCAGAACGTGGTGACCGAGACGGCCACGGCGGCCTCGAGTGTGCGCCTGGAGGGGACGGCTACGCCCGCTGTATCAACCACGGACCTAAACACGATTGACGTGCGCTGGACCTATAATGTACCCTGGGACAACACGCGCCAGCCCACGGTCATCTACCGCCGAGGCCCGGACCCGAGTGGGCCGTTTGTGCGCATCGGCACGGCCACGAGCACAGCCACGGGCGGCAGCTACCGCGACCAAGGCACGGCCACGCAGCGCTTGATCAAAGGTCAGACCTATTGCTACTATGTCGAAACGACCGGCACCTACAACAATCCCGAAAAACTGCCGAGTGGACTGGTGAACCTAAGCCAGCAGCAGTGCATTGCCGTGCGCAACGTGCCGTGCGCACCGGTGCTGCGCCTGCAACAGTCCAACTGCGACAGCCTAGCCAGCCGCCTGTTCGATTTGCCTGCAACCCCCCTCAGCGGGCCGGTCTACACCAACCGGCTGAGCTGGCAACTGAGCACTACTCCTGCTGACTGCAGTCGTGCCATCGCCGCTTACAACCTTTACTATGCTCCAGCTGGCCAGGATTCGCTGCGCTTCCTGACTACAGTACCCGCTACGCAGACCAGCTACGAGCATCGCAACCTCTCCTCGGAAGCAGCCTGCTATGCCGTGCAGGCCGTCGATTCGAGCGGCACGCTCAGCGCGCTCAGCAACCGCGCCTGCAAAGAGGACTGCCAGCTCTTCTTGCTGCCCAACATCTTTACTCCTAACGGCGACGGTAAGAACGACACGTTCCGGCCCAAGGTCTTCACCCCGATCCGACGCACCCACTTCACCGTCTTCAACCGCTGGGGCGTCAAGATCTACGAGAGCAGCGCTGACCCGCTCATCAACTGGCGTGGAGGCGGCAGCCGCAGTGAGGGCGGCGCCTCACCGTCCGTGGTCGAAGGCGTCTATTACTATCAGGCCGAGGTCGAGTTTGGCGATGTGGCCAACACCAAGCGTACTTACAAAGGGTGGGTGCAAATCACCCGCTAG
- a CDS encoding MbnP family protein: protein MKVAPHPLFWLFFLALSAVFTGCKEDTDSPDPDVKKGKVALEFENVVGDSPLELNSVTPYSTPSNEDFKVTIFRYYISNIKLKRADGTEFIQPNSYYLLDQAREASLKFTIPDVPVGNYNSLTFTLGVDTTRNTGGAQTGALAISDMFWTWDTGYIFTKMEGSSTQAPNKALVFHIGGNSNRKVVSPAMNNRVIQVRESRTPGVHVRADVLRMFTGPEIILFSKTNNVMGGDDAVRVAKNQAAGMFTVSAVDTEYTE, encoded by the coding sequence ATGAAAGTAGCGCCCCACCCTCTCTTTTGGCTTTTCTTCTTAGCTCTTTCGGCAGTTTTTACTGGTTGCAAAGAAGATACGGATTCGCCAGACCCTGATGTTAAGAAGGGCAAAGTGGCTCTGGAATTTGAAAACGTAGTAGGTGATAGTCCGCTTGAATTGAACAGCGTAACCCCCTATTCAACTCCTTCCAATGAGGACTTCAAGGTTACTATCTTTCGCTACTACATTTCCAATATCAAGTTAAAAAGAGCTGATGGCACCGAGTTTATCCAGCCTAACAGCTATTATCTACTTGATCAAGCCCGTGAGGCTTCTCTCAAGTTTACTATTCCTGATGTGCCCGTTGGCAACTACAATAGCTTAACGTTTACCCTTGGTGTAGATACAACCCGCAACACCGGAGGCGCCCAAACGGGCGCCTTGGCTATTAGCGACATGTTCTGGACCTGGGATACAGGCTACATCTTCACCAAGATGGAAGGTAGCTCTACCCAAGCACCAAATAAAGCTCTAGTATTCCACATCGGAGGCAACTCAAACAGAAAGGTAGTGTCACCAGCTATGAACAATAGGGTCATTCAAGTGCGAGAATCGCGGACTCCAGGAGTACATGTGCGAGCCGATGTACTTAGGATGTTCACGGGTCCAGAGATTATCTTGTTCAGTAAAACCAACAACGTAATGGGTGGTGATGATGCTGTAAGAGTAGCTAAAAACCAAGCCGCCGGCATGTTCACAGTCAGTGCAGTTGATACAGAATATACTGAATAA
- a CDS encoding cytochrome-c peroxidase: MKSYFWLVATWSLLAAVGLATTSCRPDADMLSDKEIPGAQLPSNFPAPVYGLNENPPTRAAFELGRTLFYDPRLSRTGKVSCGSCHQQSKAFADAGHRLSRGVDGRLGTRNVPALQNLRWKPNFFADGGPKHIETMPMAPITNPLEMDENIDTILHKLNADANYQRRFAQVFGGSGPIDSYQFLRALTQFTASLTSSNSRYDHHTRHEAGSALTDAELRGLAVLRQKCGNCHTGELFTDESFRNNGLDRRFPQDSGRAHITRSSLDAGRFKVPSLRNVALTAPYMHDGRFNTLAEVFDHYDHGMVESATLDPQLQRVGQRPGISLSAEERQNLLLFLATLTDEQFINDPQLAEQ, translated from the coding sequence ATGAAATCTTACTTCTGGCTCGTAGCTACCTGGAGTTTGTTAGCCGCAGTTGGGCTGGCCACCACTAGTTGCCGACCTGACGCAGACATGTTGTCGGACAAAGAAATACCGGGCGCTCAACTGCCTAGTAATTTCCCTGCACCGGTGTATGGCTTAAATGAAAACCCACCTACTCGCGCAGCTTTCGAGCTGGGACGCACTTTGTTCTATGACCCTCGGTTGTCGCGTACCGGAAAGGTGTCGTGCGGTAGCTGCCATCAGCAGTCTAAGGCTTTTGCCGACGCAGGGCATCGTTTGAGCCGGGGAGTTGATGGCCGGTTAGGAACTCGCAATGTTCCGGCACTACAAAACCTGCGTTGGAAACCCAATTTCTTTGCGGATGGAGGACCCAAACACATCGAAACGATGCCCATGGCTCCTATCACGAATCCGCTGGAAATGGATGAGAACATAGACACTATACTCCACAAGCTGAACGCCGATGCCAACTACCAACGCCGCTTTGCGCAGGTTTTCGGAGGTAGCGGTCCTATCGACTCCTATCAATTTCTGCGGGCACTAACCCAGTTTACAGCATCCCTTACTTCCAGCAACTCCCGCTACGACCACCACACTCGCCACGAAGCAGGTAGCGCCCTCACCGATGCCGAGCTACGCGGCTTAGCTGTGCTGCGCCAAAAGTGCGGAAACTGCCATACTGGCGAATTGTTCACGGACGAGTCGTTTCGCAATAATGGGTTGGATCGGAGGTTTCCGCAGGATTCCGGACGGGCGCATATCACCCGCAGCAGTCTCGATGCTGGACGCTTCAAAGTGCCTAGTCTACGCAACGTAGCCCTAACCGCACCTTACATGCATGATGGCCGCTTCAATACGCTAGCCGAAGTGTTCGATCATTACGACCACGGTATGGTAGAGTCAGCTACGCTTGACCCGCAGTTGCAGCGAGTTGGCCAGCGGCCTGGCATCTCTCTTTCCGCTGAAGAGCGCCAAAATCTGCTGTTGTTTTTGGCTACCCTTACCGACGAACAATTTATAAATGACCCACAGCTAGCAGAACAATAG
- a CDS encoding polyprenyl synthetase family protein — MNVTLDQIQAPIATEMAEFEQKFRASMQTKVLLLDKIMGYIVKRKGKQIRPMFVFFTAKISGGDPLPEASYRGAALIELLHTATLVHDDVVDESNYRRGFFSINALWKNKIAVLVGDYLLSKGLLLSLENDDYALLKLVSNAVRELSEGELLQIEKARRLDITEDVYFDIIRQKTASLIASCCAVGAASAGADTETIERARLFGEKVGMAFQIKDDLFDFGTAEIGKPVGIDIKEKKMTLPLIYSLQQADWLTKRRVIYNVKNNDGRKDRVQAVIEFVKKSGGLEYAIRVMEKYRDEALTILRTFPDSPSRSSLEQLINYTIEREK; from the coding sequence ATGAACGTTACGCTGGACCAAATACAGGCGCCAATTGCCACCGAGATGGCGGAATTTGAACAAAAATTCCGGGCGTCCATGCAAACCAAGGTGTTGCTCCTCGATAAAATCATGGGCTACATTGTGAAGCGCAAGGGCAAGCAGATTCGGCCCATGTTCGTGTTTTTCACGGCCAAGATCAGCGGTGGCGACCCGCTGCCCGAAGCGTCTTACCGTGGCGCGGCGCTTATTGAGTTGCTACACACCGCCACGCTCGTGCACGACGATGTAGTAGACGAAAGCAATTACCGGCGCGGTTTCTTCTCCATTAATGCTCTCTGGAAAAACAAGATTGCCGTATTGGTCGGAGATTATCTGCTGAGTAAAGGTCTGCTGCTCAGTCTCGAAAACGACGATTACGCGCTGCTTAAATTAGTGAGCAACGCCGTGCGCGAGTTAAGCGAGGGCGAACTACTCCAAATCGAAAAGGCCCGCCGCCTCGACATTACCGAGGATGTGTACTTTGATATCATCCGACAAAAAACCGCCTCCCTTATTGCTTCCTGCTGTGCCGTTGGAGCCGCCTCCGCTGGCGCCGACACGGAAACCATTGAGCGCGCCCGGCTTTTTGGGGAAAAAGTGGGCATGGCCTTCCAAATCAAAGACGACCTTTTCGACTTCGGTACGGCCGAAATCGGCAAGCCAGTCGGCATTGACATCAAAGAAAAAAAGATGACGCTGCCGCTCATTTATTCGTTGCAACAAGCCGATTGGCTCACCAAGCGCCGCGTCATCTACAATGTCAAGAACAACGACGGGCGGAAAGACCGGGTGCAGGCCGTAATTGAGTTTGTGAAGAAGAGCGGGGGCCTAGAATACGCAATCCGGGTGATGGAAAAGTACCGCGACGAGGCCTTAACTATCCTTCGTACGTTTCCTGATTCGCCTTCCCGTAGCTCCTTGGAGCAGCTAATCAACTACACTATAGAGCGGGAGAAGTAG
- a CDS encoding TlpA family protein disulfide reductase, with translation MSVPSLFQKVVLGASLSLLVAACGTGSSSDNQSSTGGTATPLTAGTWRGALSTQGQEIPFLFDVATDGGKPTVTLRNGEERLKLDEITTAGDSTTIRLGVFDAALVVRADGTDKLKGTWVKYDGKDPYRVPFTAAKAASPAALFAGDAKMAATYGDMKKGATFRVEFRGDDGETYPAVGIIRQDSTNSALLTGTFLTSTGDYRYLAGNLVNKPDGEHVMLSTFDGSHGFLFDGKLDKPGNINNIKGDFYSGKSGHETWTAVLDANAKLPDANALTGMKPGQKRLDFKFPSIYEGGSISPTDPKYKGKVVVVQILGSWCPNCMDETNFLAPWYEKNKQRGVEIIGLGYERTPDQKLASQKLLKMKQRLNVGYDLAVAGIANKDSASTSLPQLAKVLAFPTTIFLDKKGEVRKIHTGFSGPGTGKYYQQETEEFEKTVASLLAE, from the coding sequence ATGTCTGTTCCTTCGCTTTTCCAAAAAGTGGTTCTTGGTGCCAGCCTTTCGCTCTTAGTAGCGGCTTGTGGCACCGGCTCTTCCTCTGATAATCAATCATCTACCGGCGGCACGGCCACGCCCCTTACGGCTGGCACCTGGCGGGGTGCGCTTTCCACGCAAGGCCAAGAAATTCCTTTTTTATTCGACGTAGCCACCGACGGTGGCAAACCCACTGTAACGCTCCGCAACGGAGAGGAGCGGCTCAAGCTCGACGAAATCACAACTGCCGGCGACTCTACTACCATTCGGTTGGGCGTGTTTGATGCGGCGCTGGTCGTTCGGGCCGATGGCACCGACAAGCTGAAAGGCACTTGGGTGAAATACGACGGCAAAGACCCGTACCGCGTGCCATTTACGGCCGCGAAAGCTGCATCCCCGGCTGCTTTGTTTGCAGGCGACGCCAAAATGGCGGCCACTTACGGCGACATGAAGAAGGGCGCTACCTTCCGCGTCGAGTTTCGGGGTGATGATGGCGAAACGTATCCAGCGGTTGGCATCATCCGGCAGGATAGCACGAATAGTGCCTTACTCACTGGTACTTTCCTTACTTCTACTGGCGATTATCGTTACCTAGCGGGCAATTTGGTGAACAAGCCCGATGGCGAGCATGTGATGCTGTCAACTTTTGATGGCAGCCACGGCTTTTTGTTTGACGGGAAGCTCGACAAGCCCGGCAACATCAACAACATCAAAGGCGACTTCTACAGCGGCAAATCTGGCCACGAAACCTGGACTGCTGTGCTTGATGCCAACGCCAAACTGCCCGATGCCAACGCCCTCACGGGTATGAAGCCCGGTCAGAAACGCCTCGACTTCAAGTTCCCGAGTATCTACGAAGGCGGCAGCATCTCCCCCACCGACCCCAAGTACAAAGGCAAAGTGGTGGTGGTGCAAATTCTCGGTTCCTGGTGCCCTAACTGCATGGACGAAACCAACTTTCTGGCGCCTTGGTACGAGAAAAACAAGCAACGCGGGGTCGAAATCATCGGCTTAGGCTACGAGCGCACCCCCGACCAGAAACTAGCGTCGCAGAAGCTGCTCAAGATGAAGCAGCGGCTCAATGTAGGCTACGATTTGGCCGTGGCCGGCATAGCCAACAAGGATTCGGCCAGCACTTCGCTCCCTCAGCTAGCCAAAGTCTTGGCTTTCCCTACTACCATTTTCTTGGATAAGAAGGGCGAAGTCCGCAAGATTCACACGGGCTTCTCTGGCCCCGGCACGGGCAAATATTACCAGCAAGAAACCGAAGAATTCGAGAAGACAGTGGCTAGTTTGTTGGCAGAGTAA
- the fabD gene encoding ACP S-malonyltransferase translates to MKAVVFPGQGSQFSGMGRDLYEQYPEARRLMDQANEILGFQLTDVMFNGSEDDLRRTDVTQPAIFLHSVALAAVLPDLNPDMVAGHSLGEFSALVTAKVLQFEDALRLVAQRAQAMQVACQEQPGTMAAILALDDDTTTRICQEITEAGNVVVAANFNCPGQLVVSGSQRGIELACEQLKAAGAKRALPLPVGGAFHSPLMQSAEAALAEAIAKTTFSAGICPIYQNVDATPHRDPDEIRENLVRQLTAPVRWTQSVQRMVQDGAKEFVECGPGKVLQGLVKKIAPEVSVSSATL, encoded by the coding sequence ATGAAAGCAGTAGTTTTTCCGGGCCAGGGCAGCCAATTCAGCGGTATGGGTCGTGACCTGTACGAGCAATACCCCGAAGCGCGGCGCCTCATGGATCAAGCCAATGAAATCCTAGGTTTCCAGCTCACTGACGTTATGTTCAACGGCTCTGAGGACGATCTACGCCGCACCGATGTTACGCAACCGGCCATTTTCCTGCATTCTGTGGCGCTAGCTGCCGTATTGCCTGATCTTAATCCTGATATGGTGGCTGGTCATTCGCTGGGCGAGTTTTCAGCGCTGGTAACCGCCAAAGTGTTGCAGTTCGAAGATGCATTGCGCTTAGTCGCCCAACGGGCTCAAGCTATGCAGGTAGCCTGCCAAGAGCAGCCTGGCACTATGGCGGCTATTTTGGCGCTTGACGACGATACCACAACGCGCATCTGCCAGGAAATAACGGAAGCAGGCAACGTGGTAGTAGCCGCCAATTTCAACTGCCCAGGTCAGTTGGTGGTATCGGGTTCCCAGCGTGGTATAGAGTTGGCCTGTGAGCAGCTGAAAGCCGCTGGTGCTAAACGGGCTCTTCCACTGCCGGTAGGCGGAGCTTTCCATTCTCCTTTGATGCAGTCGGCGGAAGCTGCTTTGGCAGAGGCTATTGCTAAAACCACTTTCTCCGCTGGTATCTGCCCTATTTACCAGAATGTGGACGCTACCCCGCACCGTGATCCCGACGAAATTCGGGAAAACTTGGTGCGCCAACTCACCGCTCCCGTCCGCTGGACGCAAAGTGTACAGCGCATGGTCCAGGATGGCGCCAAAGAGTTTGTGGAGTGTGGCCCTGGTAAGGTGCTGCAAGGATTGGTGAAAAAAATTGCACCGGAGGTATCGGTAAGTTCAGCTACTTTGTAG
- a CDS encoding succinate dehydrogenase/fumarate reductase iron-sulfur subunit, whose translation MNLTLRVWRQKNRNTTGKIVDYQVRDISPEMSFLEMLDVLNEDLLRKGDEPVAFDHDCREGICGSCNLFINGRAHGPEAGTTTCQLHMRKFSDGDTITIEPWRSTAFPINKDLSVDRSAFDRIIQAGGYVSVNTGGAPDGNEIPIPKEIADRAFEAATCIACGACVASCKNSSAMLFVSAKVSQLALLPQGHVERKTRVENMVAQMDKEGFGACSNIGSCAAECPVGISLENIAILNREFLSAKATSNNLA comes from the coding sequence ATGAACCTCACGCTGCGCGTGTGGCGGCAGAAAAACCGCAATACGACCGGCAAAATCGTGGATTACCAAGTGCGCGACATCTCTCCCGAAATGTCGTTTTTGGAAATGCTTGATGTTTTGAACGAGGATTTGCTACGTAAAGGCGACGAGCCTGTCGCATTCGACCACGACTGCCGCGAAGGTATTTGTGGATCGTGTAACCTCTTCATTAATGGCCGGGCTCATGGCCCAGAGGCAGGTACAACTACTTGCCAGTTGCACATGCGTAAGTTCAGTGATGGTGACACCATCACTATCGAACCTTGGCGGTCAACAGCATTTCCTATCAACAAGGACCTAAGCGTAGACCGTTCTGCCTTCGACCGTATTATTCAGGCGGGTGGCTACGTAAGCGTAAATACGGGTGGAGCGCCAGACGGCAACGAAATTCCAATTCCTAAGGAAATTGCTGACCGTGCCTTCGAAGCGGCTACCTGTATTGCGTGCGGTGCCTGCGTAGCCTCCTGCAAGAACTCGTCGGCTATGCTGTTTGTAAGTGCGAAAGTTAGCCAGTTAGCTTTGCTGCCACAAGGACACGTAGAGCGCAAGACCCGTGTCGAGAACATGGTAGCGCAAATGGACAAAGAAGGGTTTGGTGCTTGCAGCAACATCGGCTCTTGCGCTGCAGAATGCCCTGTCGGCATTTCGCTGGAAAACATCGCCATTCTGAACCGTGAATTCTTGTCAGCTAAAGCTACTTCCAATAACCTAGCATAG
- a CDS encoding succinate dehydrogenase cytochrome b subunit — MSWINKTVTSSIGRKVIMSVTGLFLCSFLVVHLIGNLQLFKGDGGLAFNTYSHFMSTNPLIRVAEIILVAGFGFHIYESIVLTRRNQAARGNQKYVVDNIGQNSDWKSRNMGLLGSIILVFLIVHLYNFYYRFHYEPLPFDSQNNKNLYGVVMTSFQTWWYVLLYVLAQVALCYHLLHGFNSGFQTLGLNHRKYTPVIKMVGYAFSIIVCAGFAAMPLYFFIFKS; from the coding sequence ATGAGTTGGATTAACAAGACGGTTACCAGTAGTATTGGCCGCAAGGTTATTATGTCCGTGACCGGACTTTTCCTTTGCTCGTTTCTGGTCGTGCATCTAATTGGTAACCTACAACTTTTCAAAGGCGACGGAGGCTTGGCCTTCAATACCTACTCGCACTTCATGAGCACCAATCCGTTGATTCGGGTAGCCGAAATCATATTGGTAGCTGGCTTTGGCTTTCACATCTACGAGTCTATCGTTCTGACGCGCCGCAACCAAGCGGCCCGGGGCAATCAAAAGTACGTTGTCGATAATATTGGGCAGAACAGCGACTGGAAGTCGCGGAATATGGGCCTGCTTGGCTCCATCATTCTGGTTTTCCTGATCGTGCACCTTTATAATTTCTATTACCGTTTTCACTACGAGCCGCTCCCCTTCGACTCGCAGAACAATAAGAACTTGTATGGGGTAGTGATGACCTCGTTTCAGACGTGGTGGTACGTATTGCTGTATGTGCTCGCCCAAGTGGCGCTCTGTTACCATTTACTCCACGGTTTTAATAGTGGATTTCAGACGCTAGGTTTAAACCACCGCAAGTACACGCCTGTTATTAAGATGGTCGGCTACGCTTTCTCCATCATCGTTTGTGCTGGATTCGCAGCTATGCCGCTGTACTTCTTTATTTTCAAGTCCTAA